A genomic segment from Polyangium mundeleinium encodes:
- a CDS encoding ABC transporter permease translates to MTAILAAIRLALRAIVRSKLRSSLTVLGILIGVAAVVIVVALGTGVQQQVVGQISNLGANVIFIFPQSTQTSGVRSSDVNRLTEADGRALVAEATSIANVAPFSSTGAQVIAGDRNAVTQVMGVSRSYFPVRGFSVGKGEMFTESEELLKAKVVIIGETVREKLFGPGDPIGQYVRIGRYPYRVVGLLTPKGQSPFGEDQDDRVLMPIGSFRARVVPSPPGRVQQLIASATDERTVDRAVAQIEAILRQRHGITPDQDPDFGIRTQAEFRKSSEEIVGTLTVLLSSIAAVSLLVGGIGVMNIMLVSVTERTREIGIRMAIGASAADIMTQFLVEAIVLSVIGGVFGLGIGAGVIKALGGALGWSLQLPIPAVVAAMGTSAVIGIVFGFFPARRAALMDPIVALRQE, encoded by the coding sequence GTGACGGCGATCCTCGCCGCGATCCGGCTCGCGCTGCGCGCCATCGTGCGTTCGAAGCTGCGCTCGAGCTTGACGGTGCTCGGCATCCTGATCGGCGTCGCGGCGGTGGTGATCGTGGTCGCGCTCGGCACGGGCGTGCAGCAGCAGGTCGTCGGGCAGATCTCGAACCTCGGCGCGAACGTCATCTTCATCTTTCCGCAGTCGACGCAGACCTCGGGCGTACGCAGCAGTGACGTCAATCGCCTCACGGAGGCCGACGGCCGCGCGCTTGTGGCGGAGGCGACGAGCATCGCGAACGTCGCGCCCTTCAGCTCCACGGGTGCGCAGGTGATCGCGGGCGATCGCAACGCGGTGACGCAGGTGATGGGCGTCTCGCGCAGCTACTTCCCGGTGCGCGGCTTCTCCGTGGGCAAGGGCGAGATGTTCACGGAGTCGGAGGAACTGCTCAAAGCCAAGGTCGTGATCATCGGCGAGACGGTGCGCGAAAAACTCTTCGGGCCCGGTGATCCGATCGGGCAGTACGTGCGCATCGGCCGGTATCCGTACCGCGTCGTCGGTCTGCTCACGCCGAAGGGGCAGTCGCCCTTCGGCGAGGATCAAGACGATCGCGTGCTCATGCCGATCGGGAGCTTCCGCGCGCGTGTGGTGCCGAGCCCTCCGGGGCGCGTGCAGCAGCTCATCGCCTCCGCGACGGACGAGCGGACCGTCGATCGCGCCGTCGCGCAGATCGAAGCGATCCTGCGTCAACGGCACGGGATCACGCCCGATCAGGATCCGGATTTCGGGATCCGCACGCAGGCCGAGTTCCGCAAATCCTCCGAGGAGATCGTGGGCACGTTGACCGTGCTGCTCTCGTCGATCGCTGCCGTCTCGTTGCTCGTCGGCGGGATCGGCGTGATGAACATCATGCTCGTCAGCGTGACGGAGCGGACGCGCGAGATCGGCATCCGCATGGCGATCGGCGCCTCGGCGGCGGACATCATGACGCAGTTCCTCGTCGAGGCGATCGTGCTCAGCGTGATCGGCGGCGTGTTCGGGCTCGGGATCGGCGCTGGCGTGATCAAGGCGCTCGGCGGCGCGCTCGGATGGTCGCTCCAGCTCCCGATCCCCGCGGTCGTCGCGG